One Olsenella sp. oral taxon 807 DNA segment encodes these proteins:
- a CDS encoding YqeG family HAD IIIA-type phosphatase, translated as MGIFTAGRYIASIDLVDVDELKRVGIRCVLFDRDNTCVPRSTKQAPGAVLEWFDRAHAAGLRTCMVSNNFHSSEVIRSARELKSEVIHHAMKPFPFAVRCALDKMGVGPEEAVLIGDQLYTDIAAGNLAGVRTILVRPQSTSDLWYTHILRIFESMLLSGKIFEGE; from the coding sequence ATGGGCATCTTTACCGCTGGGCGCTACATTGCCTCCATCGATCTCGTGGATGTGGATGAGCTCAAGAGGGTGGGCATCCGTTGCGTTCTTTTTGACAGGGACAACACCTGCGTGCCGAGGAGCACAAAGCAGGCGCCGGGAGCGGTCCTCGAATGGTTCGATCGTGCCCATGCCGCAGGGCTCAGGACCTGTATGGTTTCGAACAACTTTCATTCAAGTGAGGTCATCAGGTCGGCTCGTGAGCTTAAGAGCGAGGTCATCCACCATGCGATGAAGCCCTTCCCATTTGCAGTGCGCTGCGCCTTGGACAAGATGGGCGTGGGACCAGAGGAAGCCGTCCTCATCGGTGACCAGCTCTACACCGACATCGCTGCCGGCAATCTTGCTGGCGTTCGCACCATCCTCGTGAGGCCGCAGTCGACGAGCGATCTGTGGTATACGCACATCCTGCGCATCTTCGAGTCGATGCTTCTGAGCGGCAAGATCTTTGAGGGCGAGTGA
- a CDS encoding PTS system mannose/fructose/sorbose family transporter subunit IID: MADKIKLSKKVRRAVCNRHQYLQGSWNYERMQNGGWCYSMIPAIKALYKDPEDQKAALNRHLEFYNTHPYVSAPVIGVTLAMEEERANGASIDDVAIQGVKVGMMGPLAGVGDPVFWFTVRPILGALGASLALGGSIIGPILFFVLWNIIRIAFLWYTQEFGYNVGTSITKDLSGGLLGKITEGASILGMFIIGALVERWVSISFTPVVARIPQQEGAYIDWDKLPSGAEGIKEALTQYSSLGANGLGAEKVTTLQQNLDQLIPGIAAVGLTLLCCWLLKKKVSPIAIILALFAVGIIGRVLQFM; this comes from the coding sequence ATGGCAGACAAGATCAAACTATCCAAGAAAGTTCGTAGGGCCGTTTGCAATCGCCACCAGTATCTGCAGGGCTCCTGGAACTACGAGCGCATGCAGAACGGTGGCTGGTGCTACTCGATGATTCCGGCCATCAAGGCGCTCTATAAGGATCCCGAGGACCAGAAGGCAGCCCTTAATCGTCACCTCGAGTTCTACAATACGCACCCCTACGTCTCTGCCCCCGTCATCGGCGTCACGCTGGCGATGGAGGAGGAGCGCGCGAACGGGGCATCGATCGACGATGTGGCCATCCAGGGCGTCAAGGTGGGCATGATGGGTCCTCTTGCCGGTGTCGGCGACCCCGTCTTCTGGTTCACCGTCCGCCCGATCCTCGGCGCACTTGGCGCGTCCCTCGCGCTTGGCGGCTCCATCATCGGCCCCATCCTGTTTTTCGTGCTCTGGAACATCATCCGCATTGCTTTCCTCTGGTATACACAGGAGTTTGGCTACAATGTCGGCACCTCGATCACCAAAGACCTCTCGGGTGGCCTGCTCGGCAAGATCACCGAGGGTGCCTCGATCTTGGGTATGTTCATCATTGGCGCCCTCGTTGAGCGCTGGGTCTCTATCTCCTTCACGCCTGTTGTCGCGCGGATCCCGCAGCAGGAAGGTGCCTATATCGACTGGGATAAGCTTCCCTCAGGCGCCGAGGGCATCAAGGAGGCCCTGACCCAATACTCGTCCCTTGGCGCCAACGGCTTGGGTGCCGAGAAGGTCACCACGCTCCAGCAGAACCTTGACCAGCTGATCCCCGGCATTGCCGCCGTAGGGCTGACACTGCTCTGCTGCTGGCTGCTCAA
- a CDS encoding PTS mannose/fructose/sorbose transporter subunit IIC has product MSPVSIVLIVIVAFLAGMEGILDEWQFHQPLVACTLIGIVTGHPVEGITLGGSLQMIALGWANVGAAVAPDAALASIASSILMVLALGNGGASSEATKNAITTSIALAVPLSVAGLFLTMICRTIATGIAHAMDGCAERNDMGGIERWQIAAIGLQGLRIAIPAAALCVIPSDVVSSTLSKMPEWLSGGMAVGGGMVAAVGYAMVINMMATKETWPFFALGFVFAALKELTLIALGVIGVCLALIYLGLKGLAASGSGSGGGSGDPLGDVLDSY; this is encoded by the coding sequence ATGTCGCCAGTCTCGATAGTACTTATCGTCATCGTCGCGTTTCTCGCAGGCATGGAAGGCATACTCGACGAATGGCAGTTTCACCAACCCCTGGTAGCGTGCACCCTTATCGGCATCGTCACAGGGCATCCCGTGGAGGGCATCACCCTCGGCGGCTCCCTGCAGATGATAGCCCTCGGCTGGGCAAACGTCGGCGCCGCCGTTGCCCCTGACGCTGCCCTCGCGTCGATAGCGTCCTCCATCCTGATGGTCCTCGCGCTCGGGAATGGTGGGGCGTCGTCCGAGGCCACCAAGAACGCCATCACCACTTCCATCGCCCTTGCCGTTCCACTGTCCGTTGCGGGTCTGTTCCTCACGATGATCTGCCGCACCATCGCCACGGGCATCGCCCATGCCATGGACGGTTGTGCAGAGCGAAACGACATGGGCGGCATCGAGCGTTGGCAGATCGCCGCGATCGGCTTGCAGGGTCTGCGCATCGCTATACCAGCTGCCGCTCTCTGCGTCATCCCGTCCGATGTCGTCAGCAGCACGCTCAGTAAGATGCCCGAGTGGCTCTCGGGCGGCATGGCGGTCGGCGGTGGCATGGTTGCCGCCGTAGGCTATGCCATGGTCATCAACATGATGGCGACAAAGGAAACCTGGCCGTTCTTTGCGCTCGGCTTCGTCTTCGCTGCCCTCAAGGAGCTCACGCTCATCGCCCTCGGCGTCATCGGCGTTTGCCTCGCCCTCATCTATCTTGGCCTCAAGGGGCTCGCTGCGAGTGGCAGTGGCTCCGGTGGTGGCTCTGGGGATCCGCTGGGCGACGTTTTGGACAGCTACTAG
- a CDS encoding shikimate kinase, producing the protein MNGQGQGYVVHEGCDHIFFIGFLGAGKSTLARNLGALFRRSFVDTDRLVERARGKSVCDIFAEDGQDCFRRDEAAVLRGLAERKSLLVSCGGGIVEGRESCRLMHQMGTIVFLDGDLEDSLRQIRHPELRPDFRCAKDAGELYRYRYPLYQREADLTLDIRNKTFDQVCSMAGALLWEEGLL; encoded by the coding sequence ATGAATGGGCAGGGACAAGGGTATGTGGTCCACGAGGGTTGCGACCACATCTTCTTTATCGGGTTTCTCGGAGCGGGCAAGTCTACCTTGGCCCGTAACCTCGGCGCGCTCTTCAGGCGCAGCTTCGTTGATACCGACCGTCTCGTGGAGAGGGCGCGTGGCAAGAGCGTCTGTGACATCTTCGCCGAGGATGGGCAGGACTGCTTTCGCAGGGACGAGGCGGCGGTGTTGCGGGGTCTTGCCGAGCGCAAGTCACTTCTGGTGAGCTGCGGAGGTGGTATCGTCGAGGGCAGGGAGTCCTGCAGGCTCATGCATCAGATGGGTACGATCGTTTTTCTCGACGGCGACCTCGAGGACTCGCTGAGGCAGATTCGCCATCCAGAGCTGCGACCCGACTTTCGCTGTGCGAAGGATGCGGGTGAGCTCTATCGATACCGCTACCCGCTCTATCAACGTGAGGCTGACCTCACCCTTGACATTAGGAACAAGACGTTCGACCAGGTCTGCTCGATGGCGGGTGCGCTCTTGTGGGAGGAGGGGCTGCTGTGA
- the ruvX gene encoding Holliday junction resolvase RuvX, with amino-acid sequence MRVLALDIGEVRIGIAATDASGTIACPVRVLSASEVLGQAKSFRRILEDYEPELLVCGCPKTLSGTDGPQSRRVMGQARTIAQACGLPLEFVDERLSSAEAKRILRQEGYSEKSMRGRVDMVAASLFLQTWLDMHDGKGGSDG; translated from the coding sequence ATGAGGGTGCTTGCCCTAGACATCGGGGAGGTGCGTATCGGCATCGCCGCGACCGACGCGTCGGGTACCATCGCGTGCCCTGTGAGGGTCCTATCCGCGTCCGAGGTGCTCGGCCAGGCCAAAAGCTTCAGGCGCATTCTTGAGGACTACGAACCCGAGTTGCTCGTATGCGGCTGTCCTAAGACGCTCTCTGGGACGGACGGTCCCCAGTCAAGGAGAGTCATGGGGCAAGCTCGCACGATCGCTCAAGCTTGCGGCCTTCCTCTGGAATTTGTCGATGAGCGCCTGAGCTCTGCGGAGGCCAAGCGTATCCTAAGACAAGAAGGTTACAGCGAGAAGAGCATGCGTGGCAGGGTGGATATGGTTGCTGCCTCCCTGTTCTTGCAGACATGGCTTGATATGCATGATGGTAAAGGTGGCTCTGATGGCTGA
- a CDS encoding Xaa-Pro peptidase family protein — MNDQQELARRVQRVRDLMTERGYDAIILRNNPDLRWLTGAVRCFDDEPAHVAFVTQDSLRLHTDSRYYNSFLERMGEDSSWLIDMQTIAAPEWAAARIESDRARVVAIEDTASVSFLDDLKVACSARGIACLLPRLHSDIVRLRIVKSESEIGLMRRAQAITDLAFEHICGFIRAGLSEQQLRAELESFMLANGADALSFETIVAAGPNGANPHARPSGYIIQEGDMVVMDYGAGYLDYHSDMTRTVCVGEPGEEQRRVYDVVRFAHETCAAALKPDCKGRDIHELAVKVITDAGYGEYFNHGLGHGVGLEIHEQPSLGRLYDKPVPKGSVVTIEPGIYLPGRFGVRLEDFGVVGEDGFKPLTRSSHELRIVG, encoded by the coding sequence ATGAACGATCAGCAGGAACTTGCCAGGCGCGTGCAGCGCGTTCGCGACCTCATGACCGAGCGCGGCTATGACGCTATCATCCTGCGCAATAACCCTGACCTGCGTTGGCTGACCGGTGCTGTGCGCTGCTTTGACGACGAGCCGGCTCATGTTGCCTTCGTCACGCAGGACAGTCTTAGGCTGCATACGGATTCGCGCTATTACAACAGCTTCCTGGAGCGAATGGGAGAGGATTCTTCGTGGCTGATTGACATGCAGACCATAGCTGCCCCCGAGTGGGCAGCCGCCCGCATCGAGTCCGACCGTGCCCGCGTCGTCGCCATCGAGGACACGGCGAGCGTGTCTTTCCTCGACGACCTCAAGGTCGCCTGCTCGGCTCGCGGCATAGCCTGCCTCTTGCCGCGTCTGCACTCGGACATCGTGAGGCTGCGCATCGTCAAGAGCGAGAGCGAGATCGGGCTCATGAGGAGGGCACAGGCCATTACCGACCTCGCCTTCGAGCACATCTGTGGATTCATACGGGCGGGTCTCTCCGAGCAGCAGCTGAGGGCTGAGCTCGAGAGCTTCATGCTTGCAAACGGGGCTGACGCCCTCTCGTTCGAGACCATCGTCGCAGCGGGTCCTAACGGCGCCAACCCCCATGCCCGTCCCAGCGGCTACATCATCCAAGAGGGCGACATGGTCGTCATGGACTACGGGGCGGGTTACCTGGACTACCACTCCGATATGACGCGTACGGTCTGTGTGGGGGAGCCGGGCGAGGAACAGAGGCGGGTGTACGATGTCGTCCGGTTCGCGCACGAGACCTGTGCCGCCGCCTTGAAGCCCGACTGCAAGGGGAGAGATATCCATGAGCTTGCCGTCAAGGTCATCACGGACGCGGGCTATGGGGAGTACTTCAATCATGGCCTGGGTCATGGCGTGGGCCTCGAGATTCATGAGCAGCCAAGTCTTGGGCGTCTCTACGACAAGCCGGTACCGAAAGGTTCGGTCGTCACGATAGAGCCTGGCATCTACCTCCCGGGCAGGTTCGGCGTTCGCCTGGAGGACTTTGGCGTTGTCGGCGAGGATGGCTTCAAGCCCCTCACCCGCTCCTCCCATGAGCTGAGAATTGTGGGCTAG
- the mltG gene encoding endolytic transglycosylase MltG, translating into MDRRIILIVAVVAVVVIAGAIAGVSRLFAHMDRPTTVANPGEVVTVTIPSGAGTADIAQILVDGGVITSTADFKKAVKDQNASTSMKSGNYDFIAGSDINDIVRQLVAGPNSSSERLTIAEGLTVTRVAATAQDALGIPKDDFLAQAKASNYAGDYPFLADVADDSLEGFLFPKTYDFGGKEVSADGVIRAMLDQHQVEFRKLDMGSAEAFIQQKYNVTMSDYDILKLASIIEKEALDDDDRYKISSVMYNRLKTGMALQSDATMGYVTGGEVTAADLKVDSPYNTYLHMGLPPTPICTPSMESIRAAMDPADTNYYFFWITEDEHVFSETYEQHEQAIQSAQGKHQNAQDQIGQDKDASSGPGDAQGGSERSQDD; encoded by the coding sequence GTGGACAGGCGCATCATTCTCATCGTCGCGGTTGTGGCCGTGGTGGTCATCGCCGGTGCCATCGCAGGTGTCTCTCGGCTGTTTGCGCATATGGATAGACCAACGACCGTCGCCAACCCCGGTGAGGTCGTTACGGTCACCATCCCCTCGGGTGCAGGCACCGCAGACATCGCCCAGATCCTCGTGGACGGTGGTGTCATCACCAGCACCGCTGACTTCAAGAAGGCGGTCAAGGACCAGAACGCGAGCACGAGCATGAAGAGTGGAAATTACGACTTCATTGCCGGCTCTGACATCAATGATATCGTGAGGCAGCTCGTAGCAGGTCCCAACTCCTCGTCCGAGAGGCTCACGATCGCCGAGGGGCTCACTGTCACGAGGGTGGCTGCTACCGCCCAAGACGCTCTGGGTATACCGAAGGATGACTTCCTTGCACAGGCAAAGGCGTCGAACTATGCGGGTGACTATCCGTTTCTCGCCGACGTCGCAGACGACTCGCTTGAGGGCTTCCTCTTTCCCAAGACCTATGACTTTGGGGGCAAGGAGGTCTCTGCGGATGGCGTGATCCGTGCGATGCTTGATCAGCATCAAGTCGAATTCAGGAAATTGGACATGGGATCAGCGGAGGCTTTCATACAGCAAAAATATAACGTCACGATGAGTGATTACGACATCCTCAAACTTGCCTCTATCATAGAGAAGGAGGCCTTAGACGACGATGATCGCTACAAGATCTCGTCGGTCATGTACAACCGTCTGAAGACGGGGATGGCATTGCAGAGCGACGCAACGATGGGTTACGTGACAGGCGGAGAGGTCACCGCTGCCGACCTCAAGGTGGACAGTCCCTACAACACCTATCTCCACATGGGGCTTCCGCCGACTCCCATCTGCACCCCCAGTATGGAGTCCATCAGGGCGGCCATGGACCCTGCGGACACGAACTACTACTTCTTCTGGATCACCGAGGACGAGCACGTGTTCTCCGAAACCTATGAGCAGCATGAGCAGGCCATCCAGAGCGCCCAAGGTAAGCACCAAAACGCGCAGGATCAAATCGGCCAAGACAAGGATGCGTCATCAGGTCCAGGTGACGCCCAGGGGGGCTCTGAGCGGTCTCAGGACGACTAG
- a CDS encoding PTS sugar transporter subunit IIB gives MVGIILASHGAFAEGIKESGQMIFGAQEDVAAVVLTPDMGPDDMHKKLLDAIGSFGDQEHVLFLVDLWGGTPFNQVSRIIDEEGHDDWVAIMGLNLPMLIAAYGARMGAETAVDVVNEVYPEAQGGVKVKPESLQPAAPAAATAAAPAAVPTGSIPEGTVLGDGHIKVVLARVDTRLLHGQVATTWTKMTGPDRIIVCSDAVSKDELRKSMIIQAAPPGVKVHVVPVSKIIEVAHDPRFGATKALLLFETPQDALRAIEGGVPIKELNLGSMAHSVGKVVVTQALAMDQNDLDTLEKIKDANVSFDVRKVPADKAENFDALIKKAKEELAAQK, from the coding sequence ATGGTCGGAATTATCTTGGCAAGCCACGGTGCGTTCGCCGAAGGCATCAAAGAGTCTGGACAGATGATCTTTGGTGCGCAGGAAGACGTTGCCGCCGTCGTTCTGACGCCCGATATGGGCCCGGATGACATGCACAAGAAGCTGCTTGACGCCATCGGCTCGTTTGGTGACCAAGAGCATGTGCTCTTTTTGGTTGACCTTTGGGGAGGCACCCCATTCAACCAGGTCTCGCGCATCATCGATGAGGAGGGGCATGATGACTGGGTCGCCATCATGGGACTCAACCTGCCCATGCTCATTGCCGCCTACGGTGCCCGCATGGGCGCCGAGACGGCCGTCGATGTCGTCAATGAGGTCTACCCCGAGGCGCAGGGAGGCGTCAAGGTTAAACCCGAGAGCCTGCAACCTGCAGCTCCCGCAGCCGCCACAGCGGCGGCACCTGCTGCCGTCCCCACGGGCTCCATACCTGAGGGCACGGTCCTTGGGGACGGACACATCAAAGTCGTGCTCGCCCGCGTCGACACACGCCTGTTGCATGGTCAGGTGGCGACCACCTGGACCAAGATGACGGGACCCGATCGCATCATCGTATGCTCTGACGCCGTCTCCAAGGATGAGCTTCGTAAGTCGATGATCATCCAAGCGGCGCCTCCGGGAGTCAAGGTTCACGTCGTTCCCGTATCGAAGATCATAGAGGTCGCCCACGATCCCCGCTTTGGTGCGACGAAGGCGTTACTGCTCTTCGAGACCCCCCAGGACGCGCTTCGTGCGATCGAGGGTGGCGTGCCCATCAAGGAGCTCAACCTCGGATCCATGGCGCACTCCGTGGGTAAGGTCGTCGTTACCCAGGCCCTTGCCATGGACCAAAACGATCTCGATACGCTCGAGAAGATCAAGGACGCCAACGTCTCGTTTGACGTGCGCAAGGTTCCAGCTGATAAGGCCGAGAACTTCGATGCCCTGATCAAGAAGGCCAAGGAAGAACTGGCAGCTCAAAAGTAG